From one Trifolium pratense cultivar HEN17-A07 linkage group LG1, ARS_RC_1.1, whole genome shotgun sequence genomic stretch:
- the LOC123909681 gene encoding cleavage stimulating factor 64 isoform X1 translates to MASSQSQHRCVFVGNIPYDATEEQLIEICQEVGPVVSFRLVIDRETGKPKGYGFCEYKDEETALSARRNLQGYEINGRQLRVDFAENDKGTDRNKDQGRGGPGMTPNVDPQKQVAIPAVQGDSAQAAQHQPIGLHIAITAAAVMTAALGGAQTSIQSNQNGLQNQSALANDPLTLHLAKMSRSQLTEIISELKGMATHNKEMSRQLLLSRPQLPKALFQAQIMLGMVTPQMLQMPNLRQVSDQASQSLMNEGLLGQAQQTLVQTVAALPPYGQSKLQSGLTPYIQEGQVSTLPHNPLAPNHNNPLAPNQLTANSKPPMQPRAPLQHHPSNHFVQLGTGQSNLMHPSVRPPPLGSLSVRPPIQPVNSTALNQQTHASFLQHPVHVGNSTVSHNIQMVRPNASFQAGPSMSSGISGSSKYLNMSSGVENTGMIRDIPESFTRPSKLTKLNDGRGGSSLPAETSIMPVSNGSSHMLGTSSIPVPVVPKAEVRHSDQQSSQPQLPTDVESALLQQVLNLTPEQLSSLPPDQQQQVIQLQQALKRDQMQHS, encoded by the exons ATGGCTTCTTCTCAGTCCCAGCATCGCTGTGTCTTTG TTGGGAATATACCGTATGATGCAACAGAAGAACAGCTTATTGAAATTTGCCAAGAGGTTGGTCCTGTAGTTTCTTTCAG ATTAGTTATTGACAGAGAAACTGGGAAACCAAAAGGTTATGGGTTCTGTGAGTATAAGGATGAAGAAACGGCTTTAAGTGCTCGTAGGAATCTTCAGGGCTATGAAATTAATGGGCGTCAATTACGTGTTGATTTTGCTGAAAATGATAAAGGGACTGATAGAAATAAAGATCAG GGTCGCGGGGGACCAGGAATGACACCAAATGTTG ACCCTCAGAAACAGGTAGCCATCCCGGCTGTCCAAGGGGATTCTGCTCAAGCAGCTCAACATCAACCTATTGGTCTTCATATTGCCATAACAGCTGCAGCTGTCATGACTGCAGCTCTAGGCGGCGCTCAGACTAGTATCCAGTCAAATCAAAATGGTTTGCAGAATCAGTCAGCATTGGCAAATGATCCTTTAACTTTGCATCTGGCCAAAATGTCCAGGAGTCAGCTGACTGAGATAATCTCTGAGCTTAAG GGAATGGCTACACACAACAAGGAGATGTCTCGGCAGCTGTTGCTTTCAAGGCCACAGTTGCCTAAGGCTCTTTTTCAG GCTCAAATAATGCTAGGGATGGTCACCCCTCAAATG TTACAAATGCCGAACCTTAGGCAAGTTTCAGATCAAGCCTCGCAGTCTTTAATGAACGAAGGCCTCCTTGGCCAGGCTCAGCAAACATTGGTTCAAACTGTGGCTGCTCTACCTCCTTATGGACAGAGCAAATTGCAGTCTGGCTTGACACCTTACATTCAAGAAGGCCAAGTCAGCACTCTACCTCATAACCCCTTGGCTCCTAATCATAATAACCCTTTGGCTCCTAATCAATTAACCGCAAATTCAAAGCCTCCAATGCAGCCTCGAGCTCCCCTTCAACATCACCCAAGCAACCATTTTGTACAGCTCGGAACAGGACAGTCTAATTTAATGCATCCTTCTGTACGTCCCCCACCTTTGGGCAGTTTGTCTGTTAGGCCTCCAATTCAACCAGTAAATTCAACAGCTTTGAACCAGCAAACACATGCCTCGTTCCTACAGCATCCAGTACATGTTGGAAACTCAACTGTCTCACATAATATTCAAATGGTTCGTCCAAATGCCAGCTTTCAG GCAGGCCCCTCCATGTCATCTGGTATTTCTGGTAGTAGTAAGTATTTAAACATGTCTTCAGGAGTAGAGAATACAGGCATGATTAGGGATATTCCAGAATCTTTTACTCGACCATCGAAGCTCACTAAATTGAATGATGGAAGGGGGGGATCCTCTCTCCCTGCTGAGACTTCAATCATGCCTGTCTCCAATGGATCATCCCATATGCTTGGAACTAGTTCAATACCTGTACCTGTAGTTCCTAAAGCAGAAGTGCGGCATTCTGATCAACAATCTTCACAG CCGCAGCTTCCAACTGATGTTGAGTCTGCTTTATTGCAACAAGTGTTGAATCTAACACCAGAACAGTTGAGTTCCCTGCCACCAGATCAGCAACAACAGGTCATTCAGCTCCAACAAGCTCTTAAGCGAGATCAGATGCAGCACTCATAA
- the LOC123909681 gene encoding cleavage stimulating factor 64 isoform X2: MTPNVDPQKQVAIPAVQGDSAQAAQHQPIGLHIAITAAAVMTAALGGAQTSIQSNQNGLQNQSALANDPLTLHLAKMSRSQLTEIISELKGMATHNKEMSRQLLLSRPQLPKALFQAQIMLGMVTPQMLQMPNLRQVSDQASQSLMNEGLLGQAQQTLVQTVAALPPYGQSKLQSGLTPYIQEGQVSTLPHNPLAPNHNNPLAPNQLTANSKPPMQPRAPLQHHPSNHFVQLGTGQSNLMHPSVRPPPLGSLSVRPPIQPVNSTALNQQTHASFLQHPVHVGNSTVSHNIQMVRPNASFQAGPSMSSGISGSSKYLNMSSGVENTGMIRDIPESFTRPSKLTKLNDGRGGSSLPAETSIMPVSNGSSHMLGTSSIPVPVVPKAEVRHSDQQSSQPQLPTDVESALLQQVLNLTPEQLSSLPPDQQQQVIQLQQALKRDQMQHS; this comes from the exons ATGACACCAAATGTTG ACCCTCAGAAACAGGTAGCCATCCCGGCTGTCCAAGGGGATTCTGCTCAAGCAGCTCAACATCAACCTATTGGTCTTCATATTGCCATAACAGCTGCAGCTGTCATGACTGCAGCTCTAGGCGGCGCTCAGACTAGTATCCAGTCAAATCAAAATGGTTTGCAGAATCAGTCAGCATTGGCAAATGATCCTTTAACTTTGCATCTGGCCAAAATGTCCAGGAGTCAGCTGACTGAGATAATCTCTGAGCTTAAG GGAATGGCTACACACAACAAGGAGATGTCTCGGCAGCTGTTGCTTTCAAGGCCACAGTTGCCTAAGGCTCTTTTTCAG GCTCAAATAATGCTAGGGATGGTCACCCCTCAAATG TTACAAATGCCGAACCTTAGGCAAGTTTCAGATCAAGCCTCGCAGTCTTTAATGAACGAAGGCCTCCTTGGCCAGGCTCAGCAAACATTGGTTCAAACTGTGGCTGCTCTACCTCCTTATGGACAGAGCAAATTGCAGTCTGGCTTGACACCTTACATTCAAGAAGGCCAAGTCAGCACTCTACCTCATAACCCCTTGGCTCCTAATCATAATAACCCTTTGGCTCCTAATCAATTAACCGCAAATTCAAAGCCTCCAATGCAGCCTCGAGCTCCCCTTCAACATCACCCAAGCAACCATTTTGTACAGCTCGGAACAGGACAGTCTAATTTAATGCATCCTTCTGTACGTCCCCCACCTTTGGGCAGTTTGTCTGTTAGGCCTCCAATTCAACCAGTAAATTCAACAGCTTTGAACCAGCAAACACATGCCTCGTTCCTACAGCATCCAGTACATGTTGGAAACTCAACTGTCTCACATAATATTCAAATGGTTCGTCCAAATGCCAGCTTTCAG GCAGGCCCCTCCATGTCATCTGGTATTTCTGGTAGTAGTAAGTATTTAAACATGTCTTCAGGAGTAGAGAATACAGGCATGATTAGGGATATTCCAGAATCTTTTACTCGACCATCGAAGCTCACTAAATTGAATGATGGAAGGGGGGGATCCTCTCTCCCTGCTGAGACTTCAATCATGCCTGTCTCCAATGGATCATCCCATATGCTTGGAACTAGTTCAATACCTGTACCTGTAGTTCCTAAAGCAGAAGTGCGGCATTCTGATCAACAATCTTCACAG CCGCAGCTTCCAACTGATGTTGAGTCTGCTTTATTGCAACAAGTGTTGAATCTAACACCAGAACAGTTGAGTTCCCTGCCACCAGATCAGCAACAACAGGTCATTCAGCTCCAACAAGCTCTTAAGCGAGATCAGATGCAGCACTCATAA
- the LOC123909696 gene encoding protein COFACTOR ASSEMBLY OF COMPLEX C SUBUNIT B CCB3, chloroplastic: MATQSYLVNLNSFHAGITGRNPSISKPANFGFGVSKSLKHPTRRNVDESSRIMRCYSCYTEVGASAGATFSMLNAAATQKCLDLDVNLNSLKLNIPETLHTSTDFMTGLILADIDPATAKLAIGFLGPFLSAFSFLFIARIVMSWYPKLPVGKFPYVLAYAPTEPLLVPTRKVIPPLAGVDVTPVVWFGLLSFLNEILVGPQGLLVLLSQQVN, encoded by the exons ATGGCGACGCAATCTTATCTTGTCAATCTCAACTCCTTCCATGCGGGAATCACAG GACGGAATCCTTCAATATCCAAACCTGCCAATTTTGGCTTTGGCGTCTCT AAAAGTTTGAAGCATCCTACTAGAAGAAATGTTGACGAAAGTTCACGAATCATGCGATGTTATTCATGTTACACGGAAGTTGGAGCTTCTGCCGGTGCAACATTCTCAATGTTGAATGCAGCTGCTACACAGAAATGTCTTGATTTGGATGTAAACTTGAACAGCCTCAAGCTTAACATACCAGAAACTTTACACACTTCCACAGATTTCATGACAGGGTTGATTCTTGCTGATATTGATCCTGCTACTGCAAAATTAGCTATTGGATTTCTAGGTCCCTTTCTCTCAGCGTTTAGTTTTCTCTTTATCGCAAGAATAGTCATGTCATGGTATCCAAAACTTCCTGTGGGAAAGTTTCCATATGTATTAGCCTATGCTCCTACTGAACCACTTCTTGTTCCTACTCGCAAAGTCATTCCACCTCTTGCTGGTGTAGATGTCACTCCtgtggtttggtttggattgCTTAGTTTTCTTAACGAAATATTAGTAGGTCCACAAGGATTGCTAGTTCTTCTTTCCCAACAAGTTAATTAG
- the LOC123909705 gene encoding uncharacterized oxidoreductase At4g09670-like, whose translation MSEALIQIGVVGCADIARKVSRAINLSPNATICAVASRSYDKASTFAAANGYPLTAKVYGNYEALLQDPDVDAVYMPLPTSLHLRWAVLAAQNKKHLLLEKPVALNVAEFDEIVLACESNGVQFMDNTMWVHNPRTAAMAQFFNDKNRFGQLKSVRACFTFAADSEYLKKDIRVKPDLDAHGSLGDAGWYCIRAILLASNYELPKTVIASRQPVLNKDGVILDCGASLYWEDGRVATFHCSFLANLTMDITAIGTKGTLHVHDFIIPYEEKEASFYVGTESSFDDLVTCWAKQPVKCTVKTDLPQEALLVTEFARLVGEIKFRKSKPEKKWAIISRKTQLVLDAVKASIHRGFEPVEIEE comes from the exons ATGTCAGAAGCACTTATCCAAATCGGAGTAGTAGGCTGTGCCGACATAGCCAGAAAAGTTTCCCGCGCCATCAATTTATCGCCAAACGCAACTATCTGCGCTGTCGCCAGCAGATCATACGACAAAGCCTCCACTTTCGCCGCCGCCAACGGCTACCCTCTGACAGCGAAGGTATACGGGAACTATGAAGCTCTACTGCAAGACCCGGATGTGGATGCTGTCTACATGCCTCTTCCCACTAGCCTGCACCTCCGGTGGGCCGTTCTTGCGGCCCAGAATAAGAAGCACCTGCTTCTTGAAAAGCCCGTTGCTCTGAACGTAGCTGAGTTCGATGAAATTGTATTGGCTTGTGAGTCTAATGGTGTTCAGTTCATGGATAATACTATGTGGGTTCATAATCCTAGGACTGCTGCAATGGCTCAGTTCTTCAATGACAAGAACCGTTTTGGTCAACTCAAATCG GTTCGCGCCTGTTTTACATTTGCTGCTGATTCTGAATATCTAAAGAAAGACATCCGTGTGAAGCCAGATCTTGACGCACACGGTTCTCTCGGTGATGCGGGTTGGTATTGCATCCGTGCAATCCTCTTGGCTTCCAACTATGAGCTCCCTAAAACAGTAATCGCCTCACGCCAACCAGTGCTTAACAAAGACGGAGTTATATTAGATTGTGGTGCATCGCTATATTGGGAAGATGGAAGAGTAGCAACATTCCATTGTTCTTTCTTAGCAAACTTGACAATGGATATAACAGCTATTGGAACAAAAGGAACTCTTCATGTTCATGATTTTATTATTCCTTATGAAGAGAAAGAAGCATCTTTTTATGTTGGTACAGAATCTAGTTTTGATGATCTTGTTACTTGTTGGGCTAAACAACCAGTTAAATGTACTGTTAAAACTGATCTTCCTCAGGAGGCTCTTTTGGTTACCGAATTTGCACGTTTGGTCGGAGAAATTAAATTTAGAAAGTCTAAACCGGAGAAGAAGTGGGCGATTATTAGTAGGAAAACACAGCTTGTTTTGGATGCTGTTAAGGCTTCAATTCATAGAGGTTTTGAACCTGTTGAGATTGAGGAGTGA